One region of Thermococcus celericrescens genomic DNA includes:
- a CDS encoding SWIM zinc finger family protein, with the protein MDEKTLRKGERYYRAGKVLWVVKYGDRLFSKVLGTYPYYVELNLSTGENTCTCPLGGDCKHVAAVMKAHENGFYFEAFDRHADLFPEAVAMEFLAEVPELALDVTIKELRFALSTDESGSEVARLFRRALRLVDMTGKREALHFLEEVIEEYRHVFSDYELALRLENELRELETAL; encoded by the coding sequence ATGGATGAGAAGACCCTCAGGAAGGGCGAGCGCTACTACAGAGCTGGAAAGGTCCTATGGGTCGTCAAGTACGGTGACAGGCTCTTTTCCAAGGTCCTGGGCACTTACCCGTACTACGTGGAGCTGAACCTCTCGACGGGAGAAAACACCTGCACCTGCCCTCTGGGCGGTGACTGCAAGCACGTTGCGGCCGTTATGAAGGCCCACGAGAACGGGTTCTACTTTGAGGCCTTCGACCGTCACGCCGATCTCTTCCCGGAAGCGGTTGCCATGGAGTTCCTCGCGGAGGTTCCGGAGCTGGCCCTCGACGTCACCATTAAGGAGCTCCGCTTTGCCCTCAGCACTGACGAGAGCGGGAGTGAGGTCGCGAGGCTTTTCAGACGGGCACTGAGGCTCGTGGACATGACCGGGAAAAGAGAAGCCCTGCACTTTCTTGAAGAGGTGATTGAGGAATACCGGCACGTTTTCAGCGACTATGAGCTGGCGCTGAGGCTCGAGAACGAACTGAGGGAGCTTGAGACGGCCCTCTAA